One region of Hymenobacter sediminicola genomic DNA includes:
- a CDS encoding glycosyl hydrolase 115 family protein, with protein MKIPPSTQSGYQAACRSYLGWLALVLLFSISVARAQTTKAVLLEDVYVSSEKGENGFPLVASGKTASLYASSSDWPGVLRAARDLQADINRVTKLTPTFTTDKAPSGKEVVLIGTIGKSPLIDGLVKAKKLDVSQVAGQWETFVLQVVEKPLPGVERALVIAGSDKRGTIYGIYDLSQQIGVSPWYWWADVPAKSQAALYVAPGPHSLGTPKVKYRGIFINDEAPALQNWSKEKFGGVNSKMYVHMFELILRLKGNYLWPAMWGNMFNVDDPQSPVLADEYGIVMGTSHHEPLTRAHEEWKHAGKGAWNYQTNAATLQEFWRGGIKRMGTRENIVTVGMRGDGDEPMSQESNIALLEKIVADQRNIIAEETGKPADQTPQLWALYKEVQDYYDQGMRVPDDVTLLLCDDNWGNIRKLPKVGDKPRAGGYGIYYHFDYVGGPRNYKWLNTNPLPRIWEQMHLAYEYGANQIWIVNVGDLKPMEFPISFFLDYAWNPDRISADQVDDYSRQWAARQFGPKHDTGIADILAKYAKYNARRKPELLDADTYSLATGEWATVVNDYQRLLAQAEAISPQLPAQYRDAYYQLVLHPVQACANLNELYYTVARNRQAAKEGYSTTNSLAEQAKALFAKDAEITRRYHAVANGKWHHMMDQTHIGYTNWQQPPVDKMPDVVNLPANKITKLAEPTIRAADYGSQFISLDAEQYTHAVNAGSIIWQRLPDLGRTAGAVTTFPVTAAPTAVPGGTSPHLEYQLTLAQAGPVTVQAYLAPTLDFNGSQGLRYAVSFDEEAPQIINLHTGMVADNGNKPWEKAVAENIILKTSTHTLAKPGKHVLKFWRVDPGVVLEKLVVDFGGLKPSYLGPPASTSGPAAPKATEAKGSVGQR; from the coding sequence ATGAAAATTCCGCCTTCCACTCAATCCGGCTACCAAGCTGCGTGCCGCTCTTATCTAGGCTGGCTAGCTCTGGTATTGCTGTTTTCGATTTCCGTAGCCCGGGCCCAAACAACCAAAGCGGTACTACTGGAAGACGTGTATGTTTCCTCAGAAAAAGGTGAAAATGGCTTTCCGCTGGTGGCTTCGGGCAAAACGGCCAGTCTCTACGCCAGCAGCTCCGACTGGCCGGGGGTGCTGCGCGCTGCCCGGGATTTGCAGGCCGACATCAACCGCGTCACCAAGCTCACACCTACTTTCACGACGGATAAAGCACCCAGTGGTAAGGAAGTCGTGCTGATTGGCACCATTGGCAAAAGTCCGCTGATTGATGGGCTGGTAAAAGCCAAGAAGCTGGACGTGTCGCAGGTGGCGGGGCAGTGGGAAACCTTCGTGCTGCAGGTGGTAGAAAAGCCGCTGCCGGGCGTAGAGCGGGCCCTGGTAATTGCGGGCAGTGACAAGCGCGGCACCATTTACGGCATCTACGACTTGTCGCAGCAAATCGGGGTGTCGCCGTGGTACTGGTGGGCCGATGTGCCGGCCAAGTCGCAAGCGGCGCTGTACGTAGCGCCCGGCCCCCACTCGCTGGGCACGCCCAAGGTGAAATACCGGGGTATTTTCATCAACGACGAAGCCCCGGCGCTGCAGAACTGGTCGAAGGAGAAGTTTGGGGGCGTCAACTCGAAGATGTACGTGCACATGTTCGAGCTGATACTGCGCCTTAAAGGCAACTATCTGTGGCCCGCTATGTGGGGCAACATGTTCAACGTGGATGACCCGCAGAGCCCGGTGCTGGCCGATGAATACGGCATTGTGATGGGCACTTCTCACCACGAGCCGCTCACACGGGCCCATGAGGAGTGGAAGCACGCGGGCAAGGGTGCTTGGAACTACCAGACCAACGCGGCCACTCTGCAGGAGTTCTGGCGAGGCGGCATTAAGCGCATGGGCACCCGCGAAAATATTGTAACAGTAGGAATGCGCGGCGACGGCGACGAGCCCATGAGCCAGGAAAGCAATATTGCCCTGCTGGAAAAAATCGTGGCTGACCAGCGCAACATCATTGCCGAGGAAACCGGCAAACCCGCTGACCAGACGCCCCAACTCTGGGCGCTCTACAAAGAAGTGCAGGACTACTACGACCAAGGTATGCGCGTGCCCGACGACGTGACGCTGCTCTTGTGCGATGATAACTGGGGCAACATTCGCAAACTGCCCAAGGTAGGGGACAAGCCCCGCGCCGGCGGCTATGGCATCTACTACCACTTCGACTATGTGGGTGGACCGCGCAATTACAAGTGGCTCAACACGAACCCGCTGCCGCGCATTTGGGAGCAGATGCACTTGGCTTACGAGTACGGCGCCAACCAAATATGGATTGTGAACGTGGGCGACCTGAAGCCCATGGAATTTCCCATCAGTTTCTTCCTGGACTACGCCTGGAATCCTGACCGAATTAGCGCCGACCAAGTTGACGACTATTCGCGGCAGTGGGCAGCCCGGCAGTTCGGCCCAAAGCACGACACTGGCATTGCCGACATTCTGGCCAAATACGCTAAGTACAACGCCCGTCGCAAACCTGAGTTGCTCGATGCCGATACCTACAGCTTGGCTACCGGCGAGTGGGCCACCGTCGTGAACGACTACCAACGCCTGTTAGCCCAAGCCGAGGCCATTAGCCCGCAACTGCCCGCCCAGTACCGTGACGCCTACTACCAACTAGTGCTCCACCCGGTGCAGGCCTGCGCCAACCTGAACGAACTGTACTACACAGTGGCCCGCAACCGGCAGGCCGCCAAAGAAGGGTATTCCACTACCAATTCGCTGGCCGAGCAAGCCAAGGCGCTGTTTGCCAAAGACGCGGAAATTACGCGCCGCTACCACGCCGTAGCCAATGGCAAATGGCACCACATGATGGATCAGACCCATATTGGCTATACCAATTGGCAGCAGCCGCCCGTAGATAAGATGCCGGATGTAGTGAACCTGCCTGCCAATAAAATCACAAAGCTTGCGGAGCCGACGATTCGGGCAGCGGACTACGGCAGCCAGTTTATTTCACTTGACGCCGAGCAGTATACGCACGCCGTGAATGCCGGCTCCATCATCTGGCAGCGCCTGCCTGATCTGGGCCGCACAGCGGGAGCTGTCACCACGTTTCCGGTTACGGCGGCCCCAACAGCCGTTCCGGGCGGCACCAGTCCGCACCTGGAATATCAGCTCACGCTGGCTCAGGCCGGCCCCGTAACGGTGCAGGCATATCTGGCTCCTACCTTGGATTTTAACGGTAGCCAGGGCCTGCGCTATGCCGTATCATTCGATGAGGAAGCGCCGCAGATTATCAACCTGCATACCGGTATGGTGGCCGATAACGGCAACAAGCCCTGGGAAAAGGCCGTGGCCGAAAACATCATTCTCAAGACTTCGACCCATACACTGGCCAAACCGGGTAAGCACGTGCTGAAATTTTGGCGCGTAGATCCTGGCGTGGTGCTCGAAAAGCTGGTAGTTGATTTTGGCGGACTGAAACCCAGCTACCTGGGGCCACCGGCAAGTACCTCGGGACCTGCTGCACCGAAAGCCACCGAAGCAAAAGGCAGTGTGGGTCAACGCTAA
- a CDS encoding endo-1,4-beta-xylanase, whose translation MKPTSTFRKLTAAGLLLISLTIISSQQKAPEKGLKDYYKDYFPVGVAVSPAGLKGAEGALIKAQFNSITPENAMKMGPIHPEENRYEWRAADAIVQFAQDNKLQVRGHNLLWHEQTPKWLFKDATGKPVSKEVLLKRLHDHIFTVVKRYKGKIYAWDVVNEAISDNPQEFLRNSEWYQICGEEFIAKAFEYAHEADPKAVLFYNDYNTERPEKRERVYRLLKKLKDANVPIDAVGLQGHWSLQEPTEAELRKAIEQYASLGLKVQITELDVSIYPWEKERREKRPGESDAYTPALEQQQAEQYKMFFRVFRDYKKVLTGVTFWNISDKYTWLDTYPVAGRKNYPLLFDQNQKPKKAFWEVVKF comes from the coding sequence CACCTGAAAAAGGGCTTAAGGATTACTACAAGGATTATTTTCCGGTGGGCGTGGCTGTGTCGCCGGCGGGGCTAAAGGGAGCGGAAGGGGCGCTGATTAAGGCGCAGTTCAACAGCATCACGCCGGAAAACGCCATGAAAATGGGGCCGATTCATCCGGAGGAAAACCGCTACGAGTGGCGCGCCGCCGACGCAATTGTGCAGTTTGCTCAGGACAACAAGCTGCAGGTGCGCGGCCACAACCTGCTGTGGCACGAGCAGACGCCCAAGTGGCTTTTCAAGGATGCTACCGGCAAGCCAGTGAGCAAAGAAGTACTGCTTAAGCGCCTGCACGACCATATTTTCACCGTCGTGAAGCGCTACAAGGGCAAGATTTACGCCTGGGACGTGGTGAATGAGGCTATTTCCGACAACCCCCAAGAGTTTCTGCGCAACTCGGAGTGGTACCAGATCTGCGGTGAGGAGTTCATTGCCAAAGCCTTTGAGTATGCCCACGAGGCCGACCCCAAAGCCGTGCTGTTCTACAACGATTACAACACTGAGCGGCCCGAGAAGCGGGAGCGAGTATACCGGCTGCTCAAGAAGCTCAAGGACGCCAACGTTCCAATCGACGCGGTAGGGTTGCAGGGGCACTGGTCGTTGCAGGAACCTACGGAGGCTGAGCTGCGCAAGGCTATTGAACAGTATGCGTCGCTAGGGCTAAAGGTGCAGATTACTGAGCTTGACGTCTCGATTTATCCCTGGGAAAAAGAACGCCGCGAGAAGCGCCCCGGTGAGTCGGACGCGTACACGCCCGCGCTGGAGCAGCAGCAGGCCGAGCAGTATAAGATGTTCTTCCGCGTGTTCCGCGATTATAAAAAAGTGCTGACCGGCGTCACGTTCTGGAACATCTCCGACAAATACACGTGGCTGGACACCTACCCCGTGGCCGGCCGCAAAAACTACCCGCTGCTGTTTGATCAGAACCAAAAGCCGAAAAAGGCCTTCTGGGAAGTAGTAAAGTTTTAG